The region GCCACATCAGGGCCTTGACGATAGGACCCCGGATGATGTTTATTGGAGTACACTGCCGAAGGCAAAAGAGGCAATATGAATCGGAGCGGCAAACCACTTAAAAACTGCCTGAGGTTGTCTAAAAGAACTTGACCGTCTCTTTTCTTTATTATGTTAAAATTATTTTGATAAAGTCAAACCATCCGAGAGGGTGGGACGGAAAACCCAACGATTCTCAAGTTAGTCCACCCATGTCGTTCATCAGTTTGACAGCCGGGTTGCTGCACACACATAATTACATTTATTATAATGATAGGAGAAGAACCTATAAAGATGTTTCAGAATATTTTTTCGGTATCGGTTCTGTTGCTGGCTTTCTTTGTTTTTGGGGGCTGGTGTGTCCTGCATCAAGTACAGCAATGAATATAGGCCCCAATGCTTTTTGGATACAGGGCCACGGATAACATCACCCCGGGTTTCGTTGACATCTCTGGTAGTGGCACACAAGTTCTTGCGGGTGTTGACGATGAAATAGCATTTGTACAAGTAGGAGTTAACTTCAAATTCTATGGGCAGACGTACAATAGCGTCTATGCGAGTTCTAATGGCCTCATCACATTTGGATTGGGTAATTCCGAATGTTTGAATAGCTCATTAACCTCCACCGATTGGATTGGACATGCGGTTGCGGTCCTATGGAGTGACTGGGCCACCCATTTCCCTGGCAGCGTATACTATAAAACTGTGGGGACTCAGGGCAGCCAGCAATTCATTGTCCAGTGGAACCAGGTGATGGGACATTCCTCTTCTCCCAAGAATATTACTTTCCAAGGTATTCTATTTGAGGGGAGTAATTCTATTCTGTTTAACTATGCGAATATGAAGACCGGGGATGGTAGGGCTGATGGCGGAACTGCAACAGTAGGGCTTGCGAAGGAAGGCACCAAAATTGTAGTTGGAACAGAGCCAATATTTATGCCAGACCCGAACTGGAGCACACCTGAAGACCCTCAAGTGTGTGAGCAGGATCCAAGCCGATGTATTCAGCCAGTGATTCAGGTTGGTGAACAACCAACATATAATTATGTAGATAAAGATCCCCTGGAATGGTCGTACAATAATGCCATTATTGGAGACAACTACTCTATTATATACTCTACCGTACCTATCCCAGGTGCGATCTGGCTTCTCGCTCCCGGCCTTGTGGGTCTCATAGGGCTTAAGAGGAAATATCTTGGATAAAGAAATTAGCAATGAATTAATAAATGCAGAGCCATTTCTGACTCTGCATTTATTAATTCATTGCTAATTGAAATGCAGCAAGAGAAAGATAAGCAGGAAAAACACTCTTTCAGCTATATCTCTTTACTTTGATGAATTTTATGTTGTTTTAACCTTAATGCATACTTTTTACTGTGAAGTGATTTTTTCCTTTCAAAATTCCTGCAATTTCATATCTGTGCGCTGGCTTGATAAATATTTTCTTACTATTCCGATCTATTGTATAAGATACCCGTAATATTGGGTAGCTTGTTAAATATTTCTCTTGCATTTTGTGTTAATAACTGTTAGTAAATATAGGATAATTTAAAATAACAGGTGTGCAAATGGCTAAATACCCTAAGATCCCTGGGGCTACAGTAAGACGTTTATCAAACTACTTGAAATGCCTTGAAGATCTTCAAACAAAAAATGAAAAAGTAGCATCAAGTGCGCTTCTGGCCACAATATGCAACGTTAATGCTGCTCAGGTAAGAAAAGATTTTGCATATTTCGGCGAATTTGGCATTAGAGGCATGGGTTACAACATTAAAGAGCTCGAGCATCACATAAAAGAAATACTTGGTGTGAACAGAGAATGGAGGATTGCCGTTATCGGTATTGGGAACATGGGAAGTGCCCTTCTTGTATATAAAGATTTTTTAAAACAGAATTATAGAATAGTGGCTGCATTTGATATAGACCCTGTTAAAGTTATTGGGCAGATATCGGAAAAGATGGGAAAGCCTGTAGAAATTCTTCATATGGAAAGATTAAAGGAAGTAATAGAAACAAGAAAAGTTGAAATAGGCATTATAACAGCGCCCCCTCAGGAAGCGCAGAAAGTCGCGGATCTCCTTGTTGATGCAAAAATAAAGGGAATTTTAAACTTTTCGCCTGCACCGGTCAGAGCCGCAGAACCTGTTAAAGTGAGAAATATTTTCTTTACATCTGCTCTTGACAATCTTGTATACTACCTAACCAACTAAGGTGTTTTATGTGGAAGCTACTTGGAAATATTACTGAGATGTTTGTTTATTCAGCAGTTTATATGATTATTGTACTTGTTTCAGTGAAGATTGTTGGTGCAATATTCTCAACTGATTTTGAGAAAAAAATCTCAGAAGAAGGCAACGTCGGACTTTCGTTAATCTGTGCATGTATTTTTGTCGGACTTGCAATCCTTCTTTCCACGATTG is a window of Pseudomonadota bacterium DNA encoding:
- a CDS encoding redox-sensing transcriptional repressor Rex; its protein translation is MAKYPKIPGATVRRLSNYLKCLEDLQTKNEKVASSALLATICNVNAAQVRKDFAYFGEFGIRGMGYNIKELEHHIKEILGVNREWRIAVIGIGNMGSALLVYKDFLKQNYRIVAAFDIDPVKVIGQISEKMGKPVEILHMERLKEVIETRKVEIGIITAPPQEAQKVADLLVDAKIKGILNFSPAPVRAAEPVKVRNIFFTSALDNLVYYLTN